aattaataaatatgataaatgacaatattatttaataattatttatagttattaaatagttagaattggcatttaaatgattgaattaggaaattggcatttttgagaaaatcagatacaaaaggtgttaaaattgcaaaattgcaaagcccaaggcccaatccattaagtgtatggtcggccacctttgtagcttttttaaatgattttttcattattttaatgccatataattcaaatcaaaccctagaggaatgctataaatagatagtgaaggcttcaggaaaattacgctttctgaatcaaaaaaacctgagccaacctcctctctctcttccttagccgccactctctctctctcttcttccttcatatttcgaacttaccctagtgattagagtagtgcccacacacagcaagcaatacctcaatcatagtgaggaagatcgtgaagaaagatcatcagcaaaggagattcagcatcaaggattcagagaaagagatccaggttcagatcttgataatactctgctacagaaaggatacaagggttagagatctgaacgaaaggagtcatttaattccgctgcacccattgtaaggtttcttaactttatatgtgtttaatttatcgttttagaaagttcttatttaggatgttaataaacatacttgtgagtagatctaagatcctggtaaaataatttccaacacggtATCCCCTGCACGTAATTCATAACGCCCTCATCCCATTTCATCTTGCTCTTGTCACCCTCATACATATTCCAATACATGGAAAAGAACTCTGGAGCAGATGTGTCCAAAACTACGCCTTTTCGAGTGTAGACTTCTGGGTACAGGGTCCGTCTTCTTCTCAATTATTGCACCATGGCATCAATTTGTTGTGTTCCAAAAGAAAACAGTAAGACAGCCATCGCATAAAAGTCGCACAAATATCGCAGGAAATTGCACAAAGAAATTACCGAAATTGTATCAAAAATCGCACAAACATCGCACAGTAATCGCACATAAGtcacaaaaaatacataaatcagTGAATAATCGCACGCACATCACATACAAGTCGCATAAACAGATTACACATAAAGTGCAAATATAGCATATAAATCGCATATAAATCGCATGTAAGTCGCACAAACAatgaaaaacacaataaattaattctTACTACAAGAAATAACTTACAGCATCGTCGAGCCATTCGTTCAGCACCATCAATTTCACGAACCAGGATCTAGTGGCTTCGCCAGTGTGAACATCCCTAGGACGGCCATTGTCCCTAGCATAAGTGATCCACTTCTGGAAAAATTTTAACAGCCGGGGGTCCGCCTGTTTCAGTGTGTCTACTACTACGGGCCCATGTCGTTGTTTCTTCTTCCCAGCTGTGTAGTCATTAAAGAAAACCGGCTTCCGCTTTCGCCTAAGCCTATAAAACTCCACCCCATCTGGTGGCCCCTGCAACTCTTTCACACCCTGAGATTCTGTATCACCTAGCGAAATGACAATGGCGTTTGCAGGAGTAGAAGGAACGTCACATACGTCAGGTTGCCAATCTTCTGGGtagacatcatcatcatcatcatatgtCGGCGGTGATGGATGGGCCGTCTATAATGGCTCTGTCGTGTCTGATGGATGTGTGGGGTCTGATTGATGTGCTGGCCCTGATGGTTGTGTCGGCTCCGAAGGCTGCTTCTGTAACAAACTTATCACGGTCGCAATTTGATCCATGATAAGATTCTTCATCTCTTTCCGACTTCTCTTGAAGTCAGCCTTCATCTCAGTCTGGGCAGTGAGAATCGCAAGTTGTTGCGCTTCTACCTTCTCCAATCTCTTAGCCAACAAGAGGTAGTCGGAGTCATTGGCTGGAGCAGAGCTTGGGGGCACAGTGGCATGCGTTGGGGGCACAGTGGCAGATGTGGAGGCGTCTGGTGCTTCTTTGGGTGGGGATGGTGGAATAATTTTGGACCTTTTCACATAATCTGCcacccgttcggcttgggtctGGAATGCGGTCGAATCTTGCGTCCCGACTTGCGTTTCTTCGACCTCAGCCAACCCCATATCGACCGTGGTGACCTCACCCTCACAATCGCTCTTCCAATAGTCCACCTCCCAATTCCTAGGATACAAAATTTGAACAACAaccatctgaaaaaaaaaaacgaaaaaaaatattaattatcgcACAAATATCGCATACACGTCGCATAAAATCGCAGAAAATATCAGGTTGGTACACAGCATAAAACAGCATATGAAAGTCGCACAAATATCGCATATATGTCGCATAAAATTGCAGAAAATAGCAGAGCCATATTCAGCATAGTAAAATCGCACGAAAATCGCATAAACTCGCAAAATAAAACAGTGGCAATTGAAAAAAAGTCTAAATCGCACACAAATCACATTGAAATCGCATAAACTCGCAAAATGTAACAGAGGCAAATGaaaaaacatgtttaaatcgcacaaaaatcgcattaaaattgcataaaattgttgaaaatcaCAGTTTAGCAAAACAAATACCAAAACAACAAAGAAAGTCAGATTGACATACACTTTTCTCAAATAGGGTAGCGACATCAGGTTGCTTCACATCATGTTTCGTAACCGTGTTGGGGGTGCTCCAATTCAACATTCGAGGGAATCTAGTCCTTCTGCACTGCCCGTACTTCTTCCCCAAATCTTGCATCACCTCAAAGGCCCAGTATTGTAGCGTCGGTGCATATCCGTAGACATTGTACTTGGCCTCTGGTTGAGTAATTTTTTTCTCcttcttccctttcttcttaTCTTTAGTAGATTTATCAAGGTAGTTCTTCCTCAGGTCAGTCATACTTTTGGCTGTGGATGACAAAAACTTCGGATATGAGAGAAGGCCCCACGGATATTCGAAAAACTTCTCCTCGTTTTCTACTAACTTCAGCATATCCGACCATATATAAACACCCTCAGCCCTTGATAGTAGCACACCTTCAACAAATGCACACAGCCCCAGCTTGTACACGTCGTCGGCCACATCGCACGCCTCAGAAGCTAGCCAAAGGGTTTTGAAAGTGACCCGTTTGGCATTATTGAGGTAGTCCCGCAATATCCGATCAGACTCACATAGTGTAGTCAATTCTTCAGTCGAGGGGCCACCGCTCATTTTCAGGCCCGTGATCAATCCAAACTCAGACCTTCCAAATATGGCCTCGGTTTTACCCACGTAAAACCACACTTCATCATTCTTTACCTCAGTCACTTTCATTTTCCTCAACAGTAGTTGATGCACAATTATCCCGGAGAATTTCAGATCATTCGCATTCCAAAAAACTCCAAAAGGAGTTTCCTTCACCTTCTCGGTCAGGTTAAAGGCTTCAAACTTTGCTTTAATTGAAGCAAAGTACCCATTTCCTCGGTAAGTGATACGCCCAGGAAAATGCTCAGCCAAGGGGAGAATGAGTTTTGGAGCCATCTGCAAATACAAACAGAAAGATTATAAATCGCATATACGTCGCATAgaaatcgcacaaaaatcgcataACAGCCAATGAATAACATACTATATCGCACAAACTCGCACATAAATCGCACATTAATTGCACTACCAGAAATAATTACATTCTGTTTCCTGATTGGCAACATATTTGAATATAAATCGCACACAATCGCACAAGACATCGACAAAAATCGCACAAATAGAACAATTGCAAACACAGTAGTCATAAATCGCACAAACCCGCACAAGACATCaagaaaaatttcacaaattcAACAATTGCATATACAGCAGTCAATTATCGCACATAATCGCACAGAAATCGCACACACAACCCACAACAAAACAGACCTTAAATTGTATCCCTAATCGCACACATATCGCATACACATCGCACAATGTCgcacaaaatcaaaaaaaaaccccaaaatCTATCTCCCTAAACTCAGTTTCTTCCCCAAACTCTAAAATTTATAAATCCAAACAAATACATTTCAGGTTTTTCGCAGATTGTGaatttaatgttaaaaaaaaataaagaacaaacCTGGGTATTGGGTTTTTCCAGTCGTGGGTGGGTTCGCGGGTCTCCTCGGTCGCCGTGGGTTCGACTGCGTATGGCCGTGGGTTCGTCTGGGTCGTCTGGGTCGTGTGGGTGCCTGTGGGTTCGAGGGGTTGTGCGGGTGGCTGTGGGTTCGTCTGGGTCGTGCGTATGGCCGTGGGTTCGACGTCTGGGTTCGTGGGTGGCGCCGATTGGTTGGGGCCTTCGTTTGGGTGGCCGTGGGTTCGAACGGTGGTTTGGGTTTGTGGGTTTTGGTGGAGCTTCGGTGGTCTGCGTCCGTGGGTTTCGGTGTGGGTTCGTGAGTTTGGGAGAgggaaagaagagagagaatgtAGTTAGAGGGAATGTGGGAAGTTTGAAATGAGAAGggtatttttggaagaaaagagaaagattgGTATATTTTTTCTATGTGTTGTAATTAGGTATAATTTAACACCATTAGACATTTTTAAGCATAAaatgtcaaatttccctttggacactacataaataatatagagAAATTTTACGTGATATGATGCTGTGATTATCTACTttttacactactacaaaaaagaCATGATATAACTTTgcttattttagttaataaaaCAAATGTTACTGTATTGAAGGATTGTACACCCAATGTTTATACCACGATATTGACCCTTTAGCAACAATTATTTTGTAAGTGTGTCCTCTATGACAgtgattttataaaataaccacTACTAAAGGGTTAttaaaatgggaaatttgacaATATATGCTTAAAAATAAATGGTACACTAAAAATATGCTAGGATATTTTGCATCatgcaaaatatacttaaaccATTTTTGcattacaattttaccccttaacaaataaaaaacaaaaattcataacactttctctctctctctctctctctctctctctctctctctctctctctctctctctctctctctctttctctctctctctctagaataCACACATTGTACCACCGGAGCTAGTATTCGGCCGCCTTACTCAAAGGAAACTTGAAACCCAACCAAAGCTCTAAGAAAGTCATTCCTTTAAACAATAATGGGTATGTAATTTCTTCAGTAATTATTGTTTGATTTAGATGTATTTATGTTGAAAGTAATAGATCTACACATATTCGTGGTTTTTATGTACCCTTTTGACACCCTTTGTCAATGAAACACGAAATGCAGCAAGTCTGCGTTTTTGCAACTTTAGGGATATTTTTCGACATGGTTAGCGACATTTAGCGATTAAGAGCTGACATGAGGTTAGGGATGACATTTAACGACATGTATTGACATGTAGCGACACAAGTCGCGATACATAGAATTCTTGTGTTATATTgtggatatttttattttgctcGACAAGTTTGCGACGTTTGtcgacatacattttttttGGAATCGGTTCACGATATGTATAGGTTCGCGATATCTTGCGACATCTAGGTTTTTCATAATTTGTGGTCATTTTGGTTTGCAGATTCAAATGTGTTTGTAGTTGTACTATATGATGGGGCTTGGGCAGTTGAAGGTGTCAACTGGATATTCAATAATCCAAAAAGTAAGATGTTAATATTTGAGGTTGACACTACTTTAGAAAAGATGAATGATATTTTGTATGAAGAGTTGGATATAGACCCTCTTGTGTATGAACTTAAAATAGAGGTGTGTTATATGTACATGAAAGGCAATATGATACCGAGTTTTAGTGAAAGATAGTCAAGTAAGATTGTTCTTAAGAATGAAGGCAAAAATTAGTGTGGAGAACTTGTTGCCACTGTTTGTGACTAAGCTTAAAAGGCATGCGGTTTTGGGGCCTACTCCGCTAACTGTCCTCCCAAGAAGTGTTGTTGGGAGTTTTGTCCCAGAAACAGATCCAGCCGTAGGGATGAATGAGCAGGCCCCTACTAATATAGATGAGGATAATAGGGTTGACAATGGATTTGACCAGTTTAATGAGTTTGATGGTACATTTTACAACAATGATCCTATAGTAGATTTAAACGAGGATGGTGATGCAGAGTTGGAAGTTGATGAAGCTATAGAGGTACCTTCTTTAAGGTTAGAACTACCTCCACCATCTCCACCACGTCTAAGGGAGCAAAGGAAATACCAAGAAAGAAGAACCCCTCGGACTGAAAATCACGAAACACCAGGCACCAGTAGCAGCCGCCCAGGTCCTCCTCGTAGTACTGTACCATCTGATTTTGAAGTTTGTACAAAATTCAAACCTATTGTGTGGACAAGGGAAGACATAGAGGAAAATAATGTTTATACAACTTCTCTTACTGGTACACATTCAGGGGAAATATATGTTGGCAAGCTGTATCCAAATAAGACTGAATTGAAAAATGTGGTTGGAAGGTTTGCATTGAAAATGAATTTTGAGTTCATGGTGAAAAAGTCTGGGACCGATGTTTTTTATGCAACTTGCAGGGGTTCAGATTGCAAATGAAGAGTGAGGGGGAGGAAGAGGGCACGTTGTGACATGTTTGAGGTTACTGTATTCCACAACGAACACACATGTAGCCTGGATTCTAGACATGCTGATAACCGTCAAGCATCACCGTGGGTTGTTGGCCAGCTCATTAAGAACAAGTTCAGATCAGATGGAACTAAGTACAAAGCTAAAGACATACAAAGGGATATGTTTCAGGAGTATGGGATCAAGATGAGCTATGAGAAGGCTTGGAGGTGCCGAGAGAAGGCACTTATGTATTCGAGGGGTACGTCAGCAGCAGCTTATAGTAAGTTACCTGGTTACTTTTACGTGCTCgaacagaagaatccaggtACTATTACAGACATTATCAAAGAGGAGAACAGGTTCAAGTACTGTTTCTGGTCATTGGCTTCTTGTAGGAGGGGATTTAAGTTTTGTCCTCCTGTGATTAGTATCGACGACACGTTCTTGAAGACAAGGTTTGGGGGCACAATGCTAGTTGCTGTAGCGTACGATGCAAATAACCAATTGTTTCCAATTGCCTTTGCAATTGTTGACAGCGAGAATCATGACTCTTGGCAGTATTTCTTGCAGAAGTTAAAGGAAGTGATTGGGGAGGTTGAAAACTTAGTGTTTGTctcggataggcatcaaagtaTTGACCATGCTGTCGAGGTTATTTTCCCCGAAGCATGCCACTGTGCATGGTACAAACATATTTCTATGAATGTCAcccacaagttcaagactgatGTATGTAACACGCAAATATGGCTGGCCgcttacgcatggtcgaagaGGGAATGTGATAGACATTTGCAGGTGCTTCGACAGATGGATCCTCCCATCGCTGCTTATGTTGACAATATAGGATTAGAAAAATGGGCTCGTCCTTATTATCTAGGAGACAGGTACAACATCATGACAAACAACGCTTCAGAAAGCCTTAACAACGTGACAGAAGACATCATCTGCTTCCCAATCTTCTGGGAAGACATCTTCGTTATCACTCTCCAGGTGTTCCTCATTTTGCGGTGCAGGTGTGGGCTCTCCTTTTTGCATTGCCATCAACTCGTCCATCTTAGCCAGTAGAGTCTCCTTCAGATCTTTCTGACTCTCCGTGAAGGACCGCCTCATACTAAGATGGCTATTTACTAACCCCGTCTGTGCCAACATGACGGCTTCCTGCTAGGCCTCAAGCTTATCCAGCCGGGCCTGAATGTTATCCAACCTCTTTGCAAGGTCATTGTCCACGGTTGTACTGGTTGGAGTAGAAGGATCGGCTGGAGTAGAT
This region of Cannabis sativa cultivar Pink pepper isolate KNU-18-1 chromosome 7, ASM2916894v1, whole genome shotgun sequence genomic DNA includes:
- the LOC133039623 gene encoding uncharacterized protein LOC133039623; amino-acid sequence: MFEVTVFHNEHTCSLDSRHADNRQASPWVVGQLIKNKFRSDGTKYKAKDIQRDMFQEYGIKMSYEKAWRCREKALMYSRGTSAAAYSKLPGYFYVLEQKNPGTITDIIKEENRFKYCFWSLASCRRGFKFCPPVISIDDTFLKTRFGGTMLVAVAYDANNQLFPIAFAIVDSENHDSWQYFLQKLKEVIGEVENLVFVSDRHQSIDHAVEVIFPEACHCAWYKHISMNVTHKFKTDVCNTQIWLAAYAWSKRECDRHLQVLRQMDPPIAAYVDNIGLEKWARPYYLGDRYNIMTNNASESLNNVTEDIICFPIFWEDIFVITLQVFLILRCRCGLSFLHCHQLVHLSQ